In the genome of Rhizobium sp. NZLR1, one region contains:
- a CDS encoding MurR/RpiR family transcriptional regulator: protein MHQGPLTEAIITAFEGMSTQLQAAARYVLDHPSDVALLSMREQARQAGVQPATMTRFAKHLGLDGYDAIRNLYAEAMRSGDAGFAGKAGAQALSQRLKGDHALAAEMLQSIGGQIARLAEPRSLDRIVNAAATLAKARRIYCLGLRASHAVAWHLHYILTLIGDKTTMLDGIAGTGADAIGTATPDDVLLVASVLPYTRATIEVAEYARHRGVNVVAITDSEVAPLAQFATATILVSTEGPSFFHTMSPAFAVAEVLGALLAGHGGEEAVEALRRFDEQLASFNVHIKPRNSKRQP from the coding sequence ATGCACCAGGGACCTTTGACAGAAGCGATCATCACGGCATTCGAAGGCATGTCGACGCAATTGCAGGCCGCTGCGCGCTATGTGCTCGATCATCCGAGCGACGTCGCTCTGCTGTCGATGCGAGAGCAGGCCCGCCAGGCCGGCGTGCAACCGGCGACGATGACGCGGTTTGCCAAGCATCTGGGGCTGGATGGTTATGACGCCATACGCAATCTCTATGCCGAGGCAATGCGCAGCGGGGATGCCGGCTTTGCGGGCAAGGCCGGAGCCCAGGCCTTAAGCCAGAGGCTGAAGGGCGATCACGCTCTTGCGGCGGAAATGCTTCAATCGATCGGAGGGCAGATCGCCCGCCTTGCTGAGCCGCGGTCCCTCGATCGCATCGTGAATGCCGCAGCTACATTAGCAAAGGCTCGCCGGATCTACTGCCTCGGCCTGCGTGCCAGCCACGCTGTCGCCTGGCACCTTCATTACATTTTGACGCTGATTGGCGATAAAACGACAATGCTCGACGGCATCGCCGGAACAGGCGCGGATGCGATCGGAACAGCGACGCCGGATGATGTCTTGCTCGTCGCGAGCGTTCTGCCTTACACCCGTGCGACGATCGAAGTTGCCGAATATGCCCGGCACCGCGGCGTCAACGTCGTGGCTATTACCGACAGCGAAGTCGCGCCCCTGGCGCAGTTTGCAACAGCCACCATTTTGGTCTCAACCGAAGGTCCATCGTTCTTCCACACCATGTCGCCAGCCTTCGCGGTTGCTGAAGTTCTGGGCGCGCTGCTAGCGGGCCATGGGGGAGAAGAAGCAGTCGAGGCGCTTCGTCGTTTCGACGAGCAATTGGCCTCATTCAATGTTCATATCAAGCCAAGAAACAGTAAGAGACAGCCATGA